From Bacillus pumilus, one genomic window encodes:
- a CDS encoding acyltransferase family protein: MASSRDSYFDNAKFLLIFLVVFGHLLRSFIHDNDWMLYLYKFIYTFHMPAFILVSGFFAKGFRKPGFMKKVAVKLIIPYLIFQVIYSVYYYLLQDQSMANLNPIDPQWSLWFLISLFFWNLLLIPFSKLPFHWAMIVSLSIALLVGYVDSISNTLSLSRTFVFLPMFLAGFYLKKQHFEFIRTSKGKLAALLVLMAVFLFCYFYEFDYSFLFGSQSYASLGDEGLIAAMKRMAWYMLAFGATFSFFALVPTRRFFFTKWGTRTLYVYLLHGFVIKLLRTTWFDDWALNTASVLMLLLLTILLTFTLSSTFVKNVAQPVIELKMNNLLRTITGRQGSYIK; this comes from the coding sequence ATGGCATCTTCACGAGATAGTTATTTTGATAATGCGAAATTTCTTCTGATTTTTCTAGTTGTTTTTGGTCATTTGTTACGATCATTCATTCATGATAATGATTGGATGCTCTATTTATACAAGTTTATTTATACTTTTCATATGCCCGCCTTTATCTTGGTTTCCGGCTTCTTTGCAAAAGGCTTTAGAAAGCCAGGTTTTATGAAAAAAGTCGCCGTTAAGCTGATCATCCCATATTTAATTTTTCAGGTGATCTATTCAGTTTACTATTATCTCTTGCAGGATCAAAGCATGGCCAATTTAAATCCAATTGATCCGCAATGGTCTTTATGGTTTTTAATTAGTTTATTTTTTTGGAATTTGCTGCTCATTCCTTTTTCTAAACTTCCGTTTCACTGGGCGATGATCGTCAGTTTGTCGATTGCGTTACTTGTCGGTTACGTGGACAGCATCAGCAATACGCTCAGCTTATCGCGTACGTTTGTCTTTTTGCCGATGTTTTTAGCTGGCTTCTATTTAAAAAAGCAGCATTTTGAATTCATCCGTACAAGCAAAGGAAAGCTGGCAGCACTTCTTGTATTAATGGCTGTATTCTTATTTTGCTATTTCTATGAATTTGATTATTCCTTCTTATTTGGATCACAGTCATATGCTTCTCTTGGAGATGAGGGATTGATTGCGGCAATGAAACGAATGGCATGGTACATGCTTGCATTTGGCGCTACATTCAGCTTCTTTGCATTAGTGCCAACACGCCGTTTCTTCTTTACAAAATGGGGCACAAGAACGTTATATGTGTATTTACTACATGGCTTTGTGATCAAGCTGCTTAGAACGACTTGGTTTGACGACTGGGCCCTGAATACAGCAAGTGTACTGATGTTATTGCTGCTGACCATTCTGTTAACCTTTACCCTGTCTAGCACCTTTGTTAAAAACGTTGCACAGCCAGTGATTGAGCTCAAAATGAACAATCTTTTGCGTACAATCACCGGCAGACAAGGCAGTTATATCAAATAA
- a CDS encoding PAS domain-containing sensor histidine kinase, whose amino-acid sequence MTETLDGAEDIRKLEKENEYLRTELMQQKRLLNKTLDAIFIFDQHLNIIQANEATCRLVQTSKEDLLNKSVLDFLYGIPKDKIECSLDLFFRKGKLRREISIQLENGETKYIEFVAENDVVNQQYIVVMRDISSKKILERERSMNEQLFKDLFDRAIDGMVIFDQDGCMIDANHSFCQSFELQKTDLTDRYLNEFVEDENLPALQHLLTSLKETGKAKGELPVTLQSGQQKLFELTITSNVMSGFYMSIMRDITEKRLMEEKLLKSEERFREIFENAMDAIIIWADDGEIVRANESACRIFELPMHSLIGKKLTDFLVKSDQRYRPTRRRYIRNHEIREELLFRMANGQFKELEFTSKHAVLEGQHLTILRNVSDRKRMEEELRESELKFRKVFNGSMDGIVLFDNQYRIIEVNPSASELLGLKDDHLTEMNLFHILAPYQIEHLAQPAQAMSLDEMDNEVPFVLNHPDQRILEFSFKRNIIHNMNLAIFRDVTERKELEERVRKSDTLHVVGELAAGIAHEIRNPMTALKGFIQLLKGNIEGEYSLYFNVITSELKRIESIITEFLILAKPQAIVYEEKNVVQIMKDTMDLLHAQANLGNVQMHLNVLDEIPLIYCEQNQLKQVFINILKNAIEVMPRKGNVYVSIQRKGEEHIVISLRDEGCGMAEDKLKRLGEPFYTTKERGTGLGLMVSYKIIEEHQGTIEVESEEGVGTVFHLTLPLRQKKQEGEH is encoded by the coding sequence ATGACTGAAACGCTCGATGGCGCAGAAGATATCAGAAAATTAGAAAAAGAGAACGAATATTTGCGAACAGAGTTGATGCAGCAAAAGAGGCTGTTAAATAAGACGTTAGATGCCATTTTCATATTTGATCAGCACCTCAATATTATCCAAGCCAACGAAGCGACATGCAGGCTTGTACAGACATCGAAAGAAGACCTCCTCAATAAATCCGTTCTAGATTTCCTATACGGCATCCCGAAAGACAAAATTGAATGCTCCCTTGATTTATTTTTTCGAAAAGGAAAGTTAAGAAGAGAAATCTCCATTCAGCTTGAAAACGGGGAAACAAAATACATTGAATTTGTTGCAGAGAATGACGTCGTGAATCAGCAATATATCGTGGTCATGCGAGATATTTCCTCAAAGAAAATACTAGAACGAGAACGCTCCATGAATGAGCAGCTGTTCAAAGATTTGTTTGACCGAGCCATTGACGGGATGGTCATTTTTGATCAGGATGGCTGCATGATCGACGCCAATCACTCTTTTTGTCAGAGCTTTGAGCTACAAAAGACCGATTTAACCGATCGTTATTTAAATGAATTTGTCGAAGATGAAAATCTTCCAGCCTTGCAGCACCTTTTAACGTCACTTAAAGAAACAGGGAAAGCCAAGGGAGAGCTTCCCGTTACCCTTCAATCTGGCCAGCAAAAATTATTCGAGCTCACGATTACATCAAATGTCATGAGCGGTTTTTATATGTCCATCATGCGGGATATTACAGAAAAAAGGTTAATGGAAGAAAAGCTGTTAAAAAGTGAGGAACGCTTTAGAGAAATTTTCGAAAATGCAATGGATGCGATCATCATATGGGCAGATGATGGAGAGATTGTGAGAGCAAATGAATCAGCCTGTCGAATTTTTGAATTGCCTATGCACTCACTGATTGGCAAGAAACTCACAGACTTTCTCGTGAAATCTGATCAGAGATATAGGCCGACTAGAAGACGTTATATTCGGAATCATGAAATAAGGGAAGAGCTGTTGTTCAGAATGGCAAATGGTCAGTTTAAAGAGCTCGAGTTTACATCAAAGCATGCGGTATTAGAAGGACAGCACTTAACCATTTTACGTAATGTGAGTGATCGAAAAAGAATGGAAGAGGAGCTGCGCGAAAGTGAGCTCAAATTCCGTAAAGTATTTAATGGATCAATGGACGGCATTGTTCTTTTTGATAACCAGTACCGCATTATCGAAGTCAATCCATCCGCAAGCGAGCTGCTCGGATTGAAAGACGATCATTTAACGGAAATGAACCTTTTCCATATCCTTGCGCCTTATCAAATTGAACATTTGGCACAGCCTGCTCAGGCGATGTCGTTAGATGAAATGGACAATGAAGTTCCGTTTGTGCTGAACCATCCAGATCAGCGTATATTGGAATTCTCTTTTAAACGCAACATTATTCATAATATGAATTTGGCGATCTTTAGAGATGTGACAGAGCGGAAGGAATTAGAAGAGCGGGTGAGAAAATCAGATACCCTTCATGTGGTCGGAGAGCTTGCCGCTGGAATTGCTCATGAAATTAGAAACCCGATGACAGCATTAAAAGGCTTCATACAGCTGTTAAAAGGAAATATTGAAGGGGAGTATTCGCTCTATTTCAATGTCATCACTTCAGAGCTGAAAAGAATTGAATCCATCATCACCGAATTTTTGATTTTAGCGAAACCGCAAGCCATCGTATATGAAGAAAAAAATGTTGTGCAAATTATGAAAGACACGATGGATCTTTTGCACGCACAGGCGAACCTCGGCAACGTTCAAATGCATCTCAATGTGTTGGATGAGATTCCGCTCATTTATTGTGAACAAAACCAATTAAAACAGGTCTTTATTAACATTTTGAAAAATGCAATTGAAGTCATGCCGAGAAAAGGAAATGTCTATGTGAGCATTCAGCGGAAGGGCGAAGAGCATATTGTCATTTCACTGCGGGATGAAGGCTGCGGAATGGCAGAGGACAAGCTCAAGCGTCTAGGGGAACCATTTTATACGACAAAAGAAAGAGGAACTGGACTTGGCTTAATGGTTAGTTATAAAATTATTGAAGAGCATCAAGGAACGATTGAGGTAGAAAGTGAGGAAGGGGTAGGAACCGTCTTCCATCTCACGCTTCCACTGAGGCAGAAGAAACAAGAAGGAGAGCACTAA
- a CDS encoding methylated-DNA--[protein]-cysteine S-methyltransferase has protein sequence MYYTVYHAPIGALYILEKDDAIIEVMFDDEPFLVKKQKADLKEEETPVLQEAKKQLDEYFKGERQVFDLPLKQKGSPFQEQVWEALSTIPYGESKSYADIAEAIGNPKAVRAIGQANRRNALPIFIPCHRVIGKDRSLTGYAGTKTDMKAVLLELEGIPFVQK, from the coding sequence GTGTATTATACCGTCTATCACGCACCAATTGGGGCATTATACATACTAGAAAAAGACGATGCCATCATCGAGGTGATGTTTGATGATGAGCCATTTTTAGTAAAAAAGCAGAAAGCCGATCTAAAAGAAGAAGAAACGCCTGTATTACAAGAAGCGAAAAAGCAGCTAGATGAATATTTCAAGGGAGAGCGCCAAGTATTCGATCTCCCGCTCAAGCAAAAGGGATCTCCGTTTCAAGAGCAGGTGTGGGAAGCACTTTCGACTATTCCATATGGTGAATCAAAAAGCTATGCAGACATTGCAGAAGCGATTGGCAACCCAAAAGCTGTAAGAGCGATTGGACAAGCGAACAGACGCAATGCATTACCTATTTTTATTCCCTGTCACAGAGTGATTGGAAAAGACCGCTCTCTGACGGGCTATGCAGGAACAAAAACAGACATGAAAGCGGTTCTGCTAGAATTAGAAGGTATCCCATTTGTTCAAAAATAA
- the mtnA gene encoding S-methyl-5-thioribose-1-phosphate isomerase, whose amino-acid sequence MSKEFEVPRSVEWEENHINILNQQKLPAETEFEHLYTKEDVYDAIVTLKVRGAPAIGITAAFGLALSAQDIETEEIDVFKQEVIQIKEYLNSARPTAVNLAWALERLLQRIERAASVNAAKTDLVHEAIQIQIEDEETCRQIGQNALQLFKSGDRIMTICNAGSIATSRYGTALAPFYLAKKKNLDLHIYACETRPVLQGARLTTWELMQGGVDVTLITDNMAAHTMKEKQISAVIVGADRIARNGDTANKIGTLSLAILAKHFQIPFFIAAPLSTFDVSTQDGADIPIEERDPLEVKELNGVQIAPPDVQVFNPAFDVTPHHLISGIITEKGIITSNYTEEIDALFAESTSL is encoded by the coding sequence TTGTCTAAAGAATTTGAAGTCCCCCGTTCTGTGGAATGGGAAGAAAACCATATTAACATTTTGAATCAGCAAAAATTACCGGCCGAAACTGAGTTTGAGCATTTATATACAAAAGAAGACGTGTATGATGCCATTGTCACGTTAAAAGTGCGGGGAGCACCTGCCATTGGCATTACAGCAGCTTTTGGACTGGCGCTCAGTGCCCAAGACATTGAGACAGAAGAAATTGATGTTTTTAAACAAGAAGTCATTCAGATAAAAGAATATTTAAACAGTGCTCGTCCAACCGCTGTGAATTTAGCCTGGGCTTTAGAGCGATTATTGCAGCGCATTGAGCGTGCAGCTTCGGTCAATGCAGCCAAAACAGACCTTGTCCATGAAGCCATTCAAATTCAAATTGAAGATGAAGAAACATGCAGACAAATCGGTCAAAATGCACTCCAGCTCTTTAAATCGGGTGATCGTATTATGACCATTTGCAATGCAGGCTCCATCGCCACGAGCCGGTACGGAACAGCCCTTGCTCCATTTTATTTAGCCAAAAAGAAAAATCTCGATCTTCACATTTATGCCTGTGAAACACGCCCTGTTCTTCAAGGGGCTAGGCTGACAACATGGGAACTCATGCAAGGCGGCGTAGATGTGACGCTCATTACAGATAACATGGCAGCCCATACGATGAAAGAAAAGCAAATTTCCGCTGTCATTGTTGGAGCTGATCGTATTGCCCGTAATGGAGATACGGCGAATAAGATTGGAACGTTAAGTCTCGCCATTTTAGCTAAGCATTTTCAAATTCCGTTTTTTATAGCTGCACCGCTTTCCACCTTTGATGTATCAACCCAAGACGGGGCAGATATTCCAATTGAAGAGCGTGATCCGCTGGAAGTAAAGGAATTAAACGGCGTCCAAATTGCACCGCCTGATGTTCAGGTATTCAATCCCGCCTTTGATGTCACTCCTCACCATCTCATTTCAGGTATTATTACAGAGAAAGGGATTATCACGTCGAACTATACAGAAGAGATTGATGCTCTGTTCGCTGAAAGCACCTCACTCTAA
- the mtnK gene encoding S-methyl-5-thioribose kinase, whose protein sequence is MVTLTASYEELTESSAVALAIRLGLIQESSHLTCTEIGDGNLNYVFHIFDHKQEKGLIIKQALPYAKVVGESWPLTLDRARIESAALIKQSEYTPHLVPAVYYSDTALAVTAMEDLSHLEIVRKGLIAGKQYPHLSDHVGEFLGKTLFYTSDFATNPKIKKQFVKQFTNPDLCDITEKLVFTDPFFDSGTNDFEEELREAAEALWADLEVQAKAAELKRIFLTSAETLVHGDLHTGSIFASETETKIIDPEFAFYGPFGFDIGHFIANLFLNALSRENEHDQQYLFDHVINVWATFKEVFAKAWKEDSIEAFSVSDSFLETTFDRILKEAAGFAGCELVRRTIGLAHAADLDAIPSPSRRIQQKKAALTLGKTMIKQYHAVEAASDLVALFHQSVKE, encoded by the coding sequence TTGGTTACACTTACGGCATCATATGAAGAATTAACAGAAAGCTCGGCAGTTGCACTCGCAATTAGACTTGGCTTGATCCAAGAAAGCAGTCATTTGACATGTACGGAAATCGGTGACGGGAATTTAAATTACGTCTTTCATATTTTTGATCACAAACAAGAAAAAGGATTGATCATCAAGCAGGCCCTGCCCTATGCCAAGGTGGTCGGAGAGAGCTGGCCGCTTACATTAGACCGCGCGAGAATTGAAAGTGCTGCCCTGATCAAGCAGTCAGAATATACGCCGCACCTTGTACCTGCAGTCTATTATTCAGATACAGCTCTTGCTGTGACGGCAATGGAGGATCTATCACACCTGGAAATCGTCAGAAAAGGGCTAATTGCCGGAAAACAATATCCGCATTTATCCGATCATGTCGGAGAATTTTTAGGAAAAACACTTTTTTACACTTCTGACTTTGCCACAAATCCTAAAATCAAAAAACAATTTGTGAAGCAATTTACGAATCCGGACCTTTGTGACATTACCGAAAAGCTCGTCTTCACAGATCCTTTCTTTGATAGCGGCACAAATGATTTCGAAGAAGAATTAAGAGAAGCTGCCGAAGCGCTTTGGGCAGATCTTGAAGTGCAGGCCAAAGCAGCCGAACTGAAGCGTATTTTCCTGACATCTGCTGAAACACTCGTTCATGGAGATCTTCATACAGGCAGTATTTTTGCAAGTGAGACGGAAACAAAAATCATTGATCCAGAATTCGCCTTTTATGGTCCCTTTGGATTCGATATTGGCCACTTTATCGCTAACCTGTTCCTCAATGCTTTGTCTCGTGAGAATGAACACGATCAGCAGTACCTCTTTGACCATGTCATCAATGTATGGGCGACATTCAAAGAAGTGTTCGCAAAAGCTTGGAAAGAAGACAGCATTGAAGCGTTTAGTGTATCTGACAGTTTTTTAGAAACAACCTTTGACCGTATTTTAAAAGAAGCGGCAGGCTTTGCGGGCTGTGAGCTTGTCCGCCGAACAATCGGCCTTGCTCATGCCGCTGATCTCGATGCGATTCCATCACCATCTAGACGGATTCAGCAGAAAAAAGCAGCACTAACGCTCGGAAAAACAATGATCAAACAATATCATGCAGTGGAAGCAGCGTCTGACCTCGTCGCATTATTCCATCAATCTGTAAAGGAGTGA
- a CDS encoding pyridoxal phosphate-dependent aminotransferase, with the protein MEFQQSDVLKQLPKQFFASLVQKVQKKVQEGADIINLGQGNPDQPTPSHIVKAMQEAVLKPENHQYSSFRGTAKLKKAAAAFYEREYGVTLDPMKEIAILFGGKAGLVELPQCLLNPGDTLLVPDPGYPDYWSGAVLAGAQMVTMPLLEQNDFLPDYDRLPENDKKKAKLMYLNYPNNPTGATASRAFFEETVTFARDHKLCVVHDFAYGGIGFDGKKPISFLQTDGAKETGIEIYTLSKTYNMAGWRVGFAAGNPSVIEAIELYQDHLFVSLFKATQDAAAEALLSDQTCVQVQNDRYEKRRNVWIAACKEIGWEVTAPKGSFFAWLKVPEGYTSESFSDVLLEKAHVVVAPGNGFGTHGEGYVRVGLLTSDERLQEAARRIAALNLFENKPLTT; encoded by the coding sequence ATGGAATTCCAGCAATCAGATGTATTGAAACAATTACCGAAACAATTTTTTGCGTCTCTTGTCCAAAAGGTGCAGAAAAAGGTGCAGGAAGGGGCAGATATCATTAATTTAGGGCAGGGAAATCCTGATCAGCCAACCCCTTCGCATATTGTAAAAGCCATGCAGGAAGCGGTATTAAAACCTGAAAATCATCAATACTCGTCATTCCGCGGAACAGCGAAATTAAAAAAGGCTGCCGCCGCCTTTTATGAAAGAGAATATGGTGTCACGCTTGATCCGATGAAGGAGATTGCGATTTTATTTGGCGGGAAAGCGGGACTTGTTGAGCTGCCGCAATGCCTGCTGAATCCTGGAGATACACTCCTTGTCCCAGACCCTGGTTACCCTGATTATTGGTCAGGTGCCGTGCTTGCTGGAGCTCAGATGGTGACGATGCCGCTTCTTGAACAAAATGATTTTTTACCTGACTATGATCGATTGCCTGAGAATGATAAGAAAAAAGCAAAGTTGATGTATTTAAATTATCCCAACAATCCGACAGGTGCCACGGCAAGTCGTGCGTTTTTTGAAGAAACCGTTACATTTGCGAGAGATCACAAACTCTGTGTTGTCCATGATTTTGCGTATGGCGGCATTGGGTTTGATGGGAAAAAGCCGATCAGCTTTTTGCAAACAGATGGAGCGAAAGAGACGGGTATTGAAATTTATACATTGTCTAAAACGTATAATATGGCCGGCTGGAGAGTGGGTTTTGCAGCAGGAAATCCGTCTGTTATTGAAGCGATTGAGCTTTATCAGGATCACCTGTTTGTTTCACTGTTTAAAGCAACTCAAGATGCAGCAGCGGAAGCCCTATTAAGCGACCAAACGTGCGTACAGGTGCAAAATGATCGATATGAGAAAAGGCGAAATGTGTGGATCGCTGCCTGCAAGGAGATTGGCTGGGAGGTCACAGCACCAAAGGGGTCATTTTTTGCTTGGCTAAAGGTGCCAGAAGGATATACATCTGAATCTTTTTCTGACGTATTATTAGAGAAAGCACATGTTGTTGTGGCTCCGGGGAATGGGTTTGGTACTCACGGTGAAGGGTACGTGAGAGTTGGGCTTTTAACAAGTGATGAGCGGTTACAAGAAGCCGCTCGGCGTATCGCTGCCTTGAATCTGTTTGAAAATAAGCCATTGACAACATAA